From the genome of Segatella hominis, one region includes:
- a CDS encoding RHS repeat-associated core domain-containing protein: MTNKILSTLVLLCTLASLDVKAQSDVHNYVIKSSMLDEQGLNSVTTIEYYDGLGRKEQVVSNGVKPENPSKTLLSRTIYDDRGNEWKKFLPVPTTGLDYQTNISYKHDDSKALSAITYDALDRPVFATIPGNDMGGRGKKHEYLANKANSVKKYTVSDDGTLAQKGYYPEGALSWERITDEDNNITDIYTDLLEQKVLERHATSKGMVDTYFVYNDCSKLCYVLQPMYQQEADLDKFAFQYRYDNRGRMVEKTIPGCEKITYTYDNADRILTMQDGEMRKKGLSRHYTYDSLGRISSQTLYQGNAIHGIEQRNYYDGDYSLINGNNGTLTAEARNILAYSGDMSTTSAQRNELGNTFACVQTQLASDGTEIVTAMYYDQKGRVMEKNSKLLDNHLRREQFSYTFTGKVLTHTILDYKGAKEVFRSVTTNNYDAATGILTSIDVTTSANGGNEAKKRTAAFEYDDYGRIYSTTHGSVVQKTEFNVRDWPTRLASDNFNERLYYTDQFFNGNVSRVYCTGPYYDYSYKFDYDKLNRLTSADYINYDENELAWTEPDFSEYASYDDNGNITRLQRIGFPDEHEPTTFLDDLDMSYNGNQLSEVEDKANDITYMTTTNFIQNSKLPARYTYNANGGMETDVNNGVVFMEYDNFGYAKAVYFKNGSSIEYVHTSDGEKLKETYTTSVPNITKPVGLPFSLAPPEIQSVITKDYWGTDIICKNGTPQQFFFDGGFANIKGNELSWHYYVKDHLGSNRIVQDEKGKVEATYNFYPFGGYFDHCEELYTHNISQPFTFQGKEYTGMYGLGMFDFGARLHAPLIGRWTSVDQLSEKYYSWSPYVFCLNNPVRNTDSDGRIVETGWDAANVAMDATSLIANAATGNYWSAAVDGAALIYDVAATAVPGLPGGAGAALKAYRASKVVVHTAQTAKTVLRATRYNYRSVLQKVTGKIGKGYEAHHTLPQKYRTRFEKLGINIDEPGNVVWREANGHRKKSNALTSEWTRFMARGKSPTKKQIYQFRDKMEKKYFGNKYDTPTK, encoded by the coding sequence ATGACCAATAAGATTCTTTCCACATTAGTATTACTTTGCACCTTGGCATCCCTAGATGTCAAGGCGCAGTCTGATGTCCATAATTATGTCATCAAATCCTCCATGTTGGACGAGCAAGGACTGAACTCCGTGACTACCATCGAATACTACGATGGACTGGGACGCAAGGAGCAGGTGGTCAGTAATGGAGTAAAACCAGAAAATCCATCCAAGACTCTGCTCTCACGCACCATCTACGATGACAGAGGCAACGAATGGAAGAAATTCCTGCCTGTACCTACCACTGGGTTGGATTATCAGACCAATATCTCTTACAAGCATGATGACTCAAAGGCATTGTCCGCCATAACCTATGATGCACTCGACCGCCCTGTTTTTGCCACAATTCCTGGCAACGACATGGGAGGAAGGGGAAAGAAGCATGAGTATCTGGCAAATAAGGCCAACAGTGTCAAGAAATACACAGTCTCGGATGATGGAACCTTGGCACAAAAAGGGTATTACCCTGAGGGTGCCTTGTCATGGGAACGCATCACAGACGAGGACAACAACATAACGGACATATACACCGACCTACTCGAGCAAAAGGTACTGGAGCGTCATGCCACGAGCAAAGGCATGGTGGACACCTACTTCGTATATAACGATTGCTCGAAGCTATGCTATGTTCTTCAGCCTATGTACCAACAAGAGGCAGACTTGGACAAGTTTGCCTTTCAGTATCGATACGACAATCGGGGAAGAATGGTCGAAAAGACCATCCCTGGTTGCGAGAAGATTACTTACACTTACGATAACGCAGACCGTATACTCACCATGCAGGACGGAGAGATGCGCAAGAAGGGATTGTCAAGGCATTATACCTACGACAGTTTGGGACGCATAAGCTCCCAAACGCTCTATCAGGGAAATGCCATCCACGGCATCGAGCAAAGAAACTATTACGACGGAGACTATAGCCTTATTAACGGCAATAATGGTACACTGACTGCGGAAGCAAGGAACATTCTTGCTTACTCTGGGGACATGAGTACCACAAGCGCCCAAAGAAATGAGTTGGGTAATACATTCGCTTGTGTACAAACACAGCTTGCCAGTGATGGAACGGAAATCGTAACAGCAATGTATTACGACCAGAAAGGGCGTGTCATGGAGAAGAATTCCAAGTTGTTGGACAATCATCTCCGACGTGAGCAATTCTCTTATACTTTTACCGGCAAGGTACTCACACATACCATCCTTGACTACAAGGGTGCAAAAGAAGTGTTTCGGAGTGTAACCACCAACAACTATGATGCGGCAACTGGCATTCTCACATCTATTGATGTGACTACTTCCGCCAACGGAGGAAACGAGGCGAAGAAACGAACTGCCGCTTTTGAGTATGATGACTATGGAAGAATTTACTCAACAACTCATGGCTCAGTCGTACAAAAGACGGAATTTAATGTGCGCGACTGGCCTACGAGACTTGCATCGGACAACTTCAACGAACGATTATATTACACTGATCAATTCTTCAACGGCAATGTAAGCAGAGTATATTGCACAGGTCCTTATTACGATTACAGTTACAAGTTTGACTACGACAAGTTGAATCGACTGACATCGGCTGATTACATCAACTATGATGAGAATGAACTGGCATGGACTGAGCCTGACTTCAGTGAATATGCGAGCTATGATGACAACGGAAACATAACTCGCTTACAGCGCATTGGCTTCCCTGACGAGCATGAGCCCACCACCTTCCTGGACGACTTAGACATGTCATACAATGGAAATCAACTAAGTGAGGTCGAAGACAAAGCAAACGACATCACTTACATGACCACTACAAACTTCATACAAAACAGCAAGTTACCTGCCAGGTACACCTACAATGCAAATGGTGGTATGGAGACGGATGTGAACAACGGCGTTGTATTCATGGAATACGACAACTTTGGATATGCAAAGGCTGTCTACTTCAAGAATGGAAGCAGCATCGAATATGTACATACCTCAGATGGAGAGAAGCTGAAGGAGACATACACTACTTCTGTCCCAAACATCACCAAGCCTGTCGGTTTACCATTCTCCCTTGCTCCTCCCGAGATACAAAGCGTCATCACCAAAGACTACTGGGGCACGGACATCATTTGCAAGAACGGCACACCACAGCAATTCTTCTTTGATGGTGGTTTTGCGAACATCAAGGGCAACGAGTTGTCGTGGCATTACTACGTCAAGGACCATCTCGGCAGCAACAGAATCGTCCAGGACGAGAAGGGTAAAGTAGAAGCTACATACAACTTCTATCCGTTCGGTGGCTACTTCGACCATTGCGAGGAACTATACACACACAATATTTCCCAACCTTTTACGTTTCAAGGTAAGGAATACACAGGCATGTACGGGCTTGGAATGTTCGACTTCGGGGCTCGCCTACATGCACCACTCATTGGAAGATGGACGAGTGTTGACCAACTGAGCGAGAAGTACTACAGCTGGAGTCCCTATGTCTTCTGCCTGAACAATCCTGTAAGAAACACAGATTCGGACGGTCGTATTGTTGAGACAGGATGGGATGCCGCCAATGTGGCAATGGATGCCACAAGCCTCATAGCCAATGCCGCAACGGGAAACTATTGGTCGGCGGCAGTTGACGGTGCCGCCCTGATATATGATGTAGCTGCTACTGCCGTACCAGGGTTACCTGGTGGTGCTGGGGCGGCATTGAAGGCCTATCGTGCGAGCAAGGTTGTTGTTCATACGGCGCAAACTGCAAAGACTGTATTGAGAGCTACAAGATATAATTATCGAAGTGTCTTGCAAAAAGTCACAGGTAAAATAGGAAAGGGCTATGAGGCTCACCACACCTTACCTCAAAAATATAGAACGAGATTTGAAAAATTAGGAATAAACATAGATGAGCCAGGCAATGTCGTTTGGCGTGAAGCAAATGGACATCGAAAGAAAAGCAATGCTTTGACTAGCGAATGGACTCGGTTTATGGCTAGAGGTAAGTCGCCAACAAAGAAACAAATTTATCAGTTCCGAGATAAAATGGAGAAAAAATATTTTGGCAACAAATATGACACTCCAACTAAATAA